The window TCATAATACTGATTTTCTGACTGGTttaaacgcagcggttgcgggagtttgtggatccgggcggttgcggtttctagcggtcttaagagatttgtacgactggtattgcggttaaaaatttgtgcgtttgcgggtgacttatgactggttaactaccaaatgcggtaacagtcaaataataaattaacaatatttacatttaatataattataaaaatatcaaaaatcataaaattataataaatataaaatttatatttagaaagttataattttaatttttgaaaatttattgaaattgtttttattataaaattttataatattaattaaaatatgagaaaaagactaggatagcaccaaaccaagtttttgttcccaaaatagcactcaatgctcaaagtcacaaaaataggtttcattaaagaggtaaatatacacttataccccttgggttaattaatccaaaccttagggtttagagttaagggggtggggttttggaattagggtttaaaattttataaaaaataaatactaaaataaaaaaaaaaaattttaaaaacagtttcaaaaagtatttttaaattataaaaagaaaatttgaaaaaaaaataaaaaaaattcgaaaaaaaaatttcaaaaaaaaattataaaaatttcgaatctgaaaaatataatctgaaactataaaaaaactttctttttttcatttttttatttttattttatttatttttgtttgtttatttaattttaaaccaagggtattagggatattttaccctttaatgaatatcatttttgtgactttctccttctagtgctatttttgtgacacaaacttcaaaaggtgatattattgacaattgcccttaaaatataatagatatattttaatattttcataatttcaattttaattttttttattaatttttttttacttttgtatatatattgatttaaaaaaaaataaaaatttaccctcccgcaactgcctgcaaccgcaaacgctagctggagccagcttttgaatttatgagattctgagcggtttgaagcggtttagagcgatttgagtgattgttgcaaaccgccgacaaccgctaccaaccgcaaaagcagCGTTTGCAGAtggtagcggaaaaaccagtcgcacaattaatagaatatatggtatatttgtattttaatatttttacataatttaaatgaatacCCATATTTGAACTGAACCCGTAATGATCCAAACTGAATTcgaactaaaatttataaatatccaaataggTTTTAATCTCTTATCTAAAGACCAATATCTGAATAGTCGGAATCGAACCCGACCTCTTACCCCTACATGTAGTctataatatgaatatatgatcacatataaaaacataaatatgattacaaaaaaatacatatatgatataagGAAAGACACAAATACATATGGaacttgatttatttaatatacttacaaaaattatctattctattaaattcatATCATACAAAATATGATTctacaaacacacaaacatataaattatattagacaaaaaatttaaaaacaaaatatatacccgcCCTCTCGAGGGCGGGTCAATATCTagtattgttataaaaaaattcatttagCTCCAATTTAGATTTGGATAGCATAAACATTATTATGCCCATGCATAGCATGAATCACAATCCtactttaatataaaaaaattacatatatttagtatgttttaataatttgtaaACGTATAAGCCGCTTAACCAATAATGTAGATGTATGTTCAGTCGTTCTAAGCGCTAGACATTGAGTCACCGGACCGTTTAGCCAATTACCGTTTGAGCTAGCTTGTATCTTTCGAATTTATTCGCATAATTAACATttctatatgtatatacataatatatgctTATATAAACTCATCCCTGTTAGAAGATAAAGATCAAAACAAGATGATTATCCATCCTGAACACTTGTCTCATTCTTGGAGATTATGTATTAGTCAATCATCCAGATGTCATTCTAATAGTTTTGTCTTATCTTTAATGTTCATAAAATCACCGACTTGTATCAACTATAAATAGGAGTGATGACACTTTGTGATAGACAAtctgaaataaaaagaaaagacattGGTTTTTCACTCTCTCTCACTCGTACAACACAAACACACcaccatatataaataataaatataactcCTAAGTTATATTatacaacacgttatcagcacgaggCTCTGACCAACTGAAGTTTATCAATCCAAAAGTTCTTAAACCAGCCGAGGTaatgtttaaatttatgtatttcaatacacttaatttatttaaattttattattgtttcggAGTGAGAGGCTGGACCTTCTCCGTTCGGGATGATAGGCGCTGCCTTCCCCGACTGATCGTTATGGTAGGCTATGCCTTCACGATCAGAGAAACACGTGGTAGGCTTTGCCTCCGTGAATAAAAAAGTCAAAAATGGTAGACTAAGTCTCCTCGgaccttaaaataaataaagtcaaAATGGTAGACCATGTCTCCTCGGACTTTGAAAAATGATCAATATGGTAGTCTATGACTCCTCGGATCATGTGGTAGGCTGAGCCTCCCGATTTTATTTATGCTATTTAAATTCCTGCAATTTAAATTTCTGCAATTTAAATTTCTGCAATTTAAgtttatacttttattttatgtcTTTAATTTCTGCATTTAAATTATGCCTTTAAATTCccgtttttattatatttatatattattctatGAATACAGTTATCATGTCGAATTTGACAAAGCTCGAAATTAATGCCCTGGATATTACGGGAAATAATTATATGACCTGGGCAGTGGGTGCAAAAATGCACCTGAGAGGAAACGGGCTTTTGGAAACCATCGATAGTTCAAAAACGGTGTCGGATGAGAAAAAGGCTAAAGCCATGATATTTTTATGACACCACATCCATGATGGTTTAAAGGATGAATATATTACGAAAGAGGATCCTTGTGACCTCTGGAAATCTTTAAAAGAGAGGTTTGATCACCAGAAATATGTGATCTTACCGAAAGCTAAACACGAGTGGATCCATCTCCGGTTCCAGGATTACAAAAGTGTTAGTGAGTTTAATTCCGCGATGTTCGGAATTACTTCGAGGATGATGTTATGTGGAGAGAAAATAAGTGATTATGATATGATCGAGAAAACTCTCTCCACGTTCCATCCTGAAAATGTAATCCTGCAACAACAATACCGAGTGAGTGGATATACCCGTTACTCGGAGTTGATGCAAGTCCTCCTTGTAGCGGAGCAGAATAATCAACTCGTGACTTTAAACCATCAAGCTCGTCCCACTGGATCTGCTCCATTCCCAGAAGCGAATGTTGCATCATCCAGTTATGATAATAGAAGAGGACGAGGTCGTAGACGTGGTGGAAATCGTTATCATGGTCGTggaagaggacgaggaagaagattcCGTCCCTATgatgaaagaaataataaagacTTCCACGAAAATGAAAGGAATGAAAAGGGCCAGGATGATAAAAGGCAAACAGGAAAGGTTTGCTACAGATGCGGCATGAAAGGTCATTGGGTACGTAATTGTCGTACGCCAAAACATTTAGCCGATCTGTATAGAGAATCCCAAAAGGGAAAAGAGAAAGGAAGAGGTGAAACTAACTTCATCTCTGATGAACCTGGGCCATCCTTTCATGGTTTAAACGATGATACTCATCTCGACGTATCAGACTTTCTGGTTGAACCAGAGAGTATCGATGAGTAATATAAATAGATGTGATATAAATAGACTgtattataatatctatatattttgttgtaagatatatgttatgtttgttatgtttaatgtttaataatatatgttttatgaatattttaaattcagaAAGAATGCCAAACTTTGAGACTATGGATGGAGATTTGTGTTTGGCAGATAGTGCGTCAACGCACACAATAATCAAAGATAAGAAATATTTCTCCAGTCTCAAAATAAGAAATTACGCTGGAAGCGTAAGTACAATATCTGGTAATGCAAAGATTATTATGGGCTCTGGAAGAGCGAAATTTTCAATGCCAGGGGGAACAATATTTGAAATAAGTGATGCATTGTATTCCCCCAAGTCTCATAGAAACTTGTTAAGTTTTAAGGATATCCGAAGAAATGGATATCATATTGAGACTATGAATAAAGATGGCATTGAATTTCTTTGCATTAAGTCCGAGAGGAAACATATATTGGAAGAGTTAAGAATGTTATCCTCTGGACTATATTGTACAAAAATAACCATGACTGAGTCCTATGCCGTGGTAAACATGAAGTTTActgatacatttaaaatatggCATGAAAGGCTAGGACATCCTGGTTCAGTCATGATGAGAAAAATAGTGCAAAATTCGAATGGCCATCCGTTGAAAAACGGAAAAATTTTGCAAACGGGCGAGTTTACATGTAATGCATGTTCTCAAGGAAAGCTTATAACTCGGCCATCACCTGCAAAAGTAGGCAATGAATCACCAATGTTTTTAGAAAGAATACATGGTGATATATGTGGGCCGATCCACCCACCGTGCGGGCCATTTAAGTATTTCATGGTATTGATTGACGCATCTACTAGATGGTCAAGTGTGTCTCTTTTGACGACACGAAATACGGCTTTCGCAAAGTTCGTTGCCCAGATAATAAAGCTGAGAACGCAGTTCTCAGAATATGCCATTAAGAAAGTAAGGCTTGATAATGCTGGTGAATTTACATCGCAAGCCTTTGATGATTATTGTATGTCAATGGGGATTGATGTTGAGCATCCAGTCCCCCATGTGCATACACAAAATGGCATGGCTGAGTCATTGATAAAACGGTTGCAGTTGATTGCAAGACCGTTAGTCTTGAGAACAAAGCTCCCAATTTCTGTATGGGGTCATGCTATATTGCATGCGGCTGCACTGGTTCGGCTAAGACCGAGTGCATATCATAAGTACTCCCCTTTACAATTGGCATCTGGACAAGAGCCAGATGTATCCTATCTCCGTATCTTTGGGTGTGTGGTCTATGTTCCGATAGCtccgccacaaagaacaaaaatGGACCCACAAAGGAGATTGGGAATATATGTGGGTTATACGTCACCAAGTATAATAAGATATCTGGAACCAGTAACTGGTGATATGTTTACGGCAAGGTTTGCCGATTGCCACTTTAATGAGGATGAATTTCCAGCATTAGGGGGAGGAATTAGAGAAATTCCTAAAGAGATTACTTGGTGTACACCGTCGTTGTTACACCTTGATCCCCCTACGAATCAAAGAGAACTGGAAGTTCAGAAAATTGTGCATTTGCATAATTTGGCAAACCAGTTACCAGATGCATTCACAGATACAAGAAGGGTGACGAAGTCATGTATACCCGCTGAAAATGTTCCATCAAGAGTTGATGTTCCTAAAGAACAAACTGATGGTAACAGAATGAATGAACCTAGGGTTCAGTTAAAGAGGGGGAGGCCAGCGGGTTCTAAAGATAAAAATCcccgaaagaaaaagaaattggaTGAACAAAGTAAGGTTCTAGAAGAACCTGATACTGAAAAATGTCTGAAAGAAGACATAGATAAAGATGGTCCAGATGACGAGAAGGGAACAGAAAAGTATGAGATTTCCATCAACTACGCCCGAGATGAAAAGATATGGATCAGAAATAAGATaaaagatgttgatggaatgttctccttttctgtgtccaaagagatcgatcatgaaaatgatgatcccGATCCAAGGTCCATTTTAGAATGTCAAAAAAGACATGATTGGGAGGAGTGGAAGAAGGCCATTCAAATTGAATTATTCTCCCTGAATAAAAGAAATGTCTTTGGACCTATAGTCATAACGCCTGAGAATATAAATCCTGTTGGGTATACGTGGGTATTCGTGAGAAAagtaaatgagaaaaatgaagTAACACGATATAAAGCCCGATTAGTTGCCCAAGGTTTTTCTCAGAGACCGGGAATTGATTTTGAGGAAACATATTCCCCGGTAATGGATGCAATTACgtttagatttttgatgagcCTAACGGCGTCTAAAAATCTTGAAATGCATCTCATGGACGTTGTGACTGCATATTTGTATGGATCGTTGGATaacgatatatatatgaaactccCTGAGGGATTGAAAATGCCAGGGGCATTGAAAGAAGAATCCAGGGAGATCTGTTCGGTCAAGTTACAGCGATCACTTTACGGATTAAAGCAATCCGGACGCATGTGGTACAATCGCTTAAGTGAATATCTTTTGAATAAAGGATATGTTAATAATGCGATATGTCCATgtgtttttataaagaaatcgtCATCTGGCTTTGTGATCATTGCTGTATATGTAGATGACCTGAACATAATTGGAACTCAAAAGGAGGCCGATGATGCTCGAACTCATATGAAAGAGGAGTTTGAAATGAAAGATCTCGGTAAGACAAAGTTTTGTCTTGGGCTCCAGATAGAGCATCTCCGAGAAGGAATATTTGTGCATCAATCAAACCATACGAAAAGGTTATTGAAACGCTTTCGTATGGACAAAGCAACTCCTTTGAGTACTCCAATGATTGGTAGAACTCTCAATGTTGAGAGTGATCCTTTTAGGCCCTGCGAAGATAGCAAGAACATATTAGGTCCAGAAGTACCTTATATGAGTGCTATCGGTGGGCTGTTATATCTTGCAAACTGTACCAGACCAGATATAGCTTTTGCTACTAATCTACTGGCGAGATATAGTTCTGCTCCTACTCGCAGACATTGGGACGGAATAAAGCATTTATTTCGTTACCTCCAAGGTACAGTTGATTTAGGGTTAATGTATTTTAGAAAACCCGAGTTTGGTATAGTTGGTTTTGCAGATGCGGGATACTTATCAGATCCTCATAAGGCTCGATCGCAAACCGGTTATGTTTTTACCATTGGTGGAACCGCGATCTCTTGGCGGTCCCAGAAACAAACTCTGGTTACGACATCTTCGAATCATGCTGAAACTATTGCACTTCACGAAGCATGTCGAGAATGTGTGTGGCTTCGGTCAATGAGTCACCACATACAAGAATCAAGCGGAATAGTCAACGAGAAAGAGCCAACGAAAATATTTGAAGATAATTCGGCTTGTGTTGCTCAACTCAAGGAAGGCTACATTAAGAACGACAGAACAAAGCACATCCCTCCAAGATTTTTCTCGTACATAAAAGAGCtcgagaaaaataaagaagtgGACATTGAGTATGTGCGGTCATGCGACAATCCAGCTGACTTGTTCACAAAAGCTCTTCCGACTACAACGTTCCGAAAACACGTCTATAGTATCGGAATGCGGCATTTGCGTGACCTGTGACAAAAAAGCTAGATCCACTATTCTCAGGGGGAGATTACGGGCagtgtactctttttcccttgtcaTGGTTTTTGTCCTAATGGGTTTTTCTATGattaggtttttaacgaggcactACGTAATACAAGATGGATAATCAAAGGGGAGTGTTAGAAGATAAAGATCAAAACAAGATGATTATCCATCCTGAACACTTGTCTCATTCTTGGAGATTATGTATTAGTCAATCATCCAGATGTCATTCTAATAGTTTTGTCTTATCTTTAATGTTCATAAAATCACCGACTTGTATCAACTATAAATAGGAGTGATGACACTTTGTGATAGACAAtctgaaataaaaagaaaagacattGGTTTTTCACTCTCTCTCACTCGTACAACACAAACACACcaccatatataaataataaatataactcCTAAGTTATATTATACAACAATCCCCGACTAATCTCTGATATTTTAACTCGTTAGGGGATAAGATCGATCGCCCGATTGAAGTCTAgcaatatgagttttacattaCCAAATACTTAATGGGCTGAACAATTTATAGGCCCATTAAAGATCATTAATGGGCTGAGTGACCAAATACATGTAACCGGAGAATCAtcctcttctctttttttttccgttAACAATTTTGCTGAGTGAGGaaaggtttagggttcaaagaagaaaaaaaatggagagGAATCGTCTGAGTTCGTCTGCCGGTATGGAGGTTCCAGTCGCAGGCGGCGGAAGTGTTGTCAAATGGGTCGATATATCAGTCTCTGCTCCTCCTTGTACGGAGGACAATGGATGTGTTCTCCTTCCATCGTCGGAAGAAGACTACGCTTCGAGCTGTGTAATTGGCGAACCTCCGATCTCTTTCGTTTGGAGAATCAACAAAACGAGCTCAAACGTTCTCGAGCTTCTTCAGCTCTCTTCTGAATCTGGGTTTCCTTTAACTGGGCTTCGCTTCGTCTTCGCTCATACCCTCTCCCCTTTCGCTTTTCTTTTCGCCGACGAGGTAGATTGAAACCCTCTTCTCTTCTCCACTTTTAGTTTATGTTGAAATTGAAGTTAGGGAATTGAATTGCAGGGTAATGATAGTGGTCGTCTCGTCTTCTTTCTTTACGCTCTCACGCCCTCTGGTGTTGTCTACCTCCTTAAACTCGATAATACTTCAGCCTATAAGTCCGGCTCAGTCTTCCCGCTTGACCATCTGACCCACTTGGATGTTCGACCTTACTTGAACGAAACTCATGCTACTAGTGTGGCTGCATCGCCTGGGTTCCTTTTCCTTGGGAGGTCTGATGGCTGTGTCTATTGCTTCCAACCTCAGAGACCACCAGGTGGATTAACTCTGCCATGACTTAGTAtctccttttttctttttgttctctTATCATTTGCCTCATCAGGTTTCCACCAGGAGCTACGTGATGATACAGGACTTGGTCGTCTTTGGGGTTTTGTAAGGCACGTATTGTAGTACCGTTATTATAAAACAATTGTCTTGACTTTTATGGAGTGATATCTTTCGATGTTCATCATCATCTATATTTAATGCGTAATGTAGGGGGACAGTTGTTGCAGCTGTGCAAGATTTGTTTATATCAGAAGTTTATGGAAGATATTTTATATGCGTGCTTCATGCTGATGGGGCGTTACGTGTCTGGGACATTTTTACCTGTAGCAGGGTTTTGTGTCAGAGTATAGCTGCTAAAAACGTTGAGGGTAATATCTGTTACTTCCGTCAGTGACCATTAATTTATTTCGTTTGATTAACTTTTATTCATGCTTCTTTCACTAGGGGTTATGTGTCTGAGGTTATGGTTGGGCAAAGCTGATTACGATTCTGGCATCATTCCTTTAGCTCTCTTGTATAGAAATACTATGGTAGGCTGTTACTACACGCATTTCAACGAATGACTGGAGTTGTGTAATTCATTTTCTATTGCATTCTCTGAAGTGATAACCATTTCCCAATTTTTGAAGGATGTCAACGTGGTGGACGTGATCACTGTATATGGCCTGCACTTTAGTTCTGGGGAGGGGATAGCCTTGTCTCTGGATTCTGGACTACAGAATATTTCACTGGAAGGGGTATGTATTTTGGTTGTGACACATGCTATGCTATGCTATGCTATTCTGTTTTTCTTTAGCTCATAACTATGTTTTCCCTGATTCCTGAATTTCGCAGGGGGAATTGTGTGATGTCAGATTTACATCCGACAAGATCTGGACTCTGAAGGCTGATGAATTGACATCTCACATGTTGTACCACAAATCTAGCACCATGTAAGTTCGGGAACACTTAAGTTTCTGCTGATTTGGTTGAATCTTTATACTCCATGTAAAAATTGCATTATACTGATGTTTTAGGAGGTTATGTACATATGTGCACGTCTTTTTTTCTCTCGTCCTCTTCTGTTGGAACCTTTACTATTTGGAAACATTGattcaacatatatatagtagtcGAATTTTTGTGTTACAATTCCTGGTGATGGAGTCCTTTTGAAAAAGTGTAGAACTCTAGGCGAAACCCTTCCCAGAGGTTTCATTTCTGAGATTTGTTACTCTGGTGTATCTTTATAGTAGTGGTTGGCTGTGCTATTTACTACTTCCGACATTCTTGTGTTCACTGCTTTGATGTTTGTTTCTTGATGGTGGATAATGGTCTACTCTAAATTGTTTTCCTTGACCCAGGGAAGCACGGTCTTACACTTTACAAGAGGAATACATTTCTGAGCAGTTATTTCTGAGTGCTAGGAGCTCTTCGCATGACCTTCTTTTGACTTCACATTCACTATTTTCATCCGCGAAGGTCTTTATTCTAAAACATAGCTTTCAT is drawn from Brassica rapa cultivar Chiifu-401-42 chromosome A05, CAAS_Brap_v3.01, whole genome shotgun sequence and contains these coding sequences:
- the LOC117134366 gene encoding uncharacterized protein LOC117134366, with translation MFGITSRMMLCGEKISDYDMIEKTLSTFHPENVILQQQYRVSGYTRYSELMQVLLVAEQNNQLVTLNHQARPTGSAPFPEANVASSSYDNRRGRGRRRGGNRYHGRGRGRGRRFRPYDERNNKDFHENERNEKGQDDKRQTGKVCYRCGMKGHWVRNCRTPKHLADLYRESQKGKEKGRGETNFISDEPGPSFHGLNDDTHLDVSDFLVEPESIDE